A region of Myxococcus stipitatus DSM 14675 DNA encodes the following proteins:
- a CDS encoding ATP-binding protein yields MTPPRPQSNQKREGKAASLVPPPSSLMPYSAIVGQAQVRLALELCFVEPSIGGVLLSGERGTGKTTTVRAFARMALERPLVNLPINATEDRVVGGWSIQSLFEDNQPRHQPGLLEDADKGLLYVDEVNLLDDHIVNIILDVTSTGFLAVQREGLDRKVDLRFVLVGTMNPEEGMLRPQLLDRFGLMVTVRAESEVASRVKILEQVLGMEDPHRRAARELEDEAKRKQLHAARAALPKVRLSSERMRECVNVARALQVEGHRGDLVMALAARALAAIEGREVVEVKDVQRVAPLALAHRRKPGAQREAAPWGEVDESLVAKALALVRPAE; encoded by the coding sequence ATGACGCCCCCGAGACCTCAGTCCAATCAGAAGCGCGAGGGGAAGGCTGCTTCTCTGGTGCCGCCACCTTCCTCTCTCATGCCGTACAGCGCAATCGTCGGGCAGGCGCAGGTTCGACTTGCCCTCGAGCTGTGCTTCGTGGAACCAAGCATCGGCGGGGTGTTGCTCAGCGGGGAGCGAGGTACAGGGAAGACCACGACTGTGCGTGCCTTTGCTCGCATGGCGCTAGAGCGGCCCCTGGTCAATCTGCCCATCAATGCCACCGAAGATCGTGTCGTGGGCGGTTGGAGCATCCAATCCTTGTTCGAGGACAACCAGCCTCGACACCAGCCAGGGCTGTTGGAGGATGCCGACAAAGGCCTGTTGTACGTAGACGAGGTCAATCTGCTGGACGACCATATCGTCAACATTATTCTCGACGTCACTTCCACCGGTTTCCTCGCGGTGCAGCGTGAGGGGTTGGATCGCAAGGTGGATCTCCGGTTTGTCCTGGTGGGCACGATGAACCCGGAGGAGGGCATGCTACGCCCTCAGCTCCTGGACCGCTTCGGACTGATGGTGACAGTCCGGGCGGAGTCGGAGGTGGCCTCGCGTGTGAAGATCCTGGAGCAAGTGCTGGGCATGGAGGACCCGCATCGTCGGGCCGCGCGTGAGCTGGAGGACGAGGCCAAGCGCAAGCAGCTTCATGCCGCGCGCGCGGCACTGCCGAAGGTGAGGCTCTCCTCCGAGCGGATGCGGGAGTGCGTCAACGTGGCGCGCGCTCTCCAGGTGGAGGGCCATCGGGGCGATTTGGTGATGGCTCTGGCTGCGCGGGCGCTGGCGGCCATTGAGGGCAGAGAGGTCGTTGAGGTCAAGGACGTCCAGCGGGTGGCTCCGCTGGCGCTCGCACACAGGCGCAAGCCGGGGGCACAGCGCGAGGCGGCTCCATGGGGGGAGGTGGATGAATCTCTCGTCGCCAAGGCGCTAGCGCTTGTTCGCCCCGCCGAGTGA
- a CDS encoding RHS repeat-associated core domain-containing protein, whose product MSSSNPSSQSQPPAIRTFQMDDSSVGNLSSSVNLFRGDVNLNQSLFTLPGRTEDSGLEVSLSLQYQSNVFREAMTWNREAPTGVVGLGWSLPLTWIEATASGSPVPGTRQYELFENGVPNTLVRQPWAPRLFSADAALASGLADGKPVPAPLVAEFHAHGLLLSASAIARGGQGVWELVDDTHELLYTLEVGARLLARDGGEAYQLQNYQFWKAQYYPRYERWVITSESAVRRSFGGGVTRDAAGAARGVNNTVSWSVWWKGSNGAPLWSGASMRTQGQVQVARAWYLGRVTDRFGGTVSYSYNDFERTSDGLIRGCEQRVGTGGLPYTKAVYLTRVTDVFGRTVTLDYGDKLWSADPQAPREYADPHRAVPSDAPGAWQDTYETRFLDKVTLRATDGATLFTFRFGYDPRPEAPGREREVANVTSNTGALRGDTFKRFLTRVTQFDQDGVESPGIVLGYSLDTSVQGGQPGALASITSPEGATATYTYTHQSLALCERRAEVKRPDAVGGGSPRVYYGPDYAVVTYYNASNGRLSLQVWTWSGAWLTWQLDPNDALLDTRGLDLDTLQVVANQDFFALTFLRNSPAERAVYVFDRDVARPGQWRSAAVGGVTTAKNTPTLTLPAAGITTTFVGGTTWLAVAQMSNQTFSGSCEVLTWRWTTRTWTRETIAAPRYTWFTGGDEYLATLDVDGKLTLRWLDSLLVWRSGPPVTVPQFSTMDPESVALVPGTSLVAVAHLFANNSQENNYRVWVAQWTADYALQLHTLGDFNDIFGRDNAPTPWTPEVVDDTLVATNGNLARFDGTAWVVSTKLNPGTPDANQGQRYAFGPDYALQVMVPTSGVGAAVGQVMAYDPTTGWKPAPTALGQSLPSQDTPADNWPSSGGEDWAVVGPYVYFRGTASDWSAVTSAPASANLAALVSAQGSYFNSESLVDGGPTFLAFTSMKGSASQRAEALVLRNGQVAQPEPFSQEKLVGGQGPGTSAQGPQLFATYPQDANDFDVAATVYLHQFAGDTFAGPLQHYAVTGLDVTDGYRNAIPTRYVFDTKTAGCDPTGHIVKFFSARTCSGTSDAANPVNGWVDSFYLNGMADETGANYYDMLDGLLLRTRTCDREGVLLESTETTWVVYQQVASDVLEPEALVLRGGWVAQTVDTQVSNGVPTTKTLTYIREGAPGPATGQPVTASLQQCGGNGQAQTFVQTWVPGVAVDAGLAAIHALTDSAQETNSVTTDTGTVPVKAMATTYASWPSAEGVLISMAEASFGLLDAVEVAFPFATYTPGDNPAGWALAARTTEHTDYGQEQESVDGLGVPSATLYSTNREFAVAQSSNVPFGGLAFLGFEPYEDTSRWTLTGVEYDADDVRTGIRAARLPGGANASMAVMVTPEAPEGTYLIGVWVRTPVGFITNTSTGIFATVTVDGVAAPPHYVPLPATDGAWRYVTLPVPLGAPQVLGGPVPAPDRRSADRRARLAARPRRTRATATGPAAPLALRSEATEASVVLSLSLTNTTASPVTVDSVLVAPLANTFLCRTFDEPSQQVTSTQDASGRTTRTSYDRAFQPTVSVGASGQVKEVTQTFLSRRGNGGVFSPMSPNAEVIVHPATGGLLETFRDGGTWRERWDASVGWVATDGALRHTGDAGGTLTWRGTATGTRALYFELQAHSGVASVSVGDVAIHWNQGWSASQAGVSWTALATPPLAQHWLLVVGDGVVLFFADGQLLYSQPVRPVGDTLSITRYGDGAIRNLALAEDVRVGASYSDAAGRQRQAQQLQGADSSVIGLIHDALDRPLVTTKSAPGSFGSGQHQPVLQYRPGFVDVEDFLANLSTTWELKGDIADYYRGQSEGGILRSDDQGYPYDGTRCEASPRQQSLEQGGAGKPYAIDLSVPEEQRQTTRLRFGANPGGNLPAGRYFQDTLTSPVQTRSVRLTDPLSQTVRSTYVSNTGEEVSQTAGNRTYAVGPSGPVATLKTSLPNALVGGPQQVPSDYSQRMTADALQRTESLVDPDAGQTQFVSDVTGQLRFVQPALDAGEQWFIYYKYDALGRMVEEGTVASAWDPVALRLLANQPDWPTTGVTVAVSMRYDGDGTEPLLIGMKWSSVAHNPEDGGDVTVSEVFGYDETGHLTSVRMTLDGPVPADGTVAYTYDNLDAVVRVDFPEGAPLAAVHYAYDELGHLVSIGTAEGLADLAAYGWSADGLMQREVLGQGAWTRLVDYTSRGQVATMTTTSAAGDQSFALTYGYEPDGVIHTRGVRWHFGGKQSSQEQVFGYDGQRRLRSSTGATPMTIHTYDPSGNIWAAEEDGTSVATPCVNGSDRVASVSVGAGPAQPLTWSARGQLLGGAGRTFTYERTTNMTTRIESTGGALRLAYGGSQQRVLKQRRDGTDTVYFFGSGLAPVARRDGESWTVLVQGPAGLLALVGATTRFTLTDPDQSVWAVVEGSTLAARYAYAPFGALTLAEGDTAASPYLFQGQEWDAEVGLYNFRARMYDPVLRRFVTPDPRRQFASPYVFAANNPLGITDPTGELSLGEQIGIAIAMVALAVIGTVLSVVSGGTTTAARRTAKAATRVAKKSTKAARGGAAGAAEGAAEGAAEGAAAGGSQVVASGAATLAAPAEKPMSRAKKAKRFGLTVAGSTLSKAGTAGLKYDVNHGSDFTAQGFFEAMGIGAAAGFAKGVVTGGGVLAMGKLSPGRGSKEIGARIAVRSVVGSVASMVSNDVSTLLTNAQQHQPWYQGLVKSTLTGFVTGAASGAGTQSWGEFKQSALYRKASGDYDTPRQNLLAKIRGAGKRRGSYDLNGTASFFAMPGYDIYGTAGRWGKLDDE is encoded by the coding sequence ATGTCGTCTTCCAATCCCTCATCACAAAGCCAGCCCCCCGCCATCCGCACGTTCCAGATGGATGACAGCTCCGTGGGAAACCTCTCGAGCTCCGTCAACCTGTTCCGGGGAGATGTGAATCTCAACCAGAGCCTGTTCACCCTCCCCGGGCGCACCGAGGACAGCGGCCTGGAGGTGTCCCTGTCCTTGCAGTACCAGTCCAACGTGTTCCGTGAGGCGATGACGTGGAACCGCGAGGCGCCCACGGGGGTGGTCGGCCTGGGCTGGAGCCTTCCCCTGACCTGGATTGAGGCCACGGCCTCCGGCTCGCCGGTGCCCGGGACGCGGCAGTACGAACTCTTCGAGAACGGCGTGCCCAACACGCTGGTCCGTCAGCCCTGGGCCCCCCGCCTCTTCTCCGCGGACGCGGCGCTCGCGAGCGGCCTGGCGGATGGAAAGCCTGTCCCCGCCCCGCTCGTCGCGGAGTTCCACGCGCACGGCCTCCTCCTGTCCGCGAGCGCCATCGCACGCGGCGGCCAGGGGGTCTGGGAGCTCGTCGACGACACCCACGAATTGCTCTACACGCTCGAGGTCGGCGCGCGGCTGCTCGCCCGCGACGGCGGCGAGGCGTACCAGCTCCAGAACTACCAGTTCTGGAAGGCGCAGTACTACCCCCGCTACGAGCGCTGGGTCATCACGAGTGAATCGGCGGTGCGGCGCTCCTTCGGCGGCGGCGTCACGAGGGACGCGGCGGGCGCGGCGCGCGGCGTGAACAACACGGTGTCATGGTCGGTGTGGTGGAAGGGCAGCAACGGCGCGCCGCTCTGGAGTGGTGCCTCGATGCGCACCCAGGGACAGGTCCAGGTGGCGCGCGCCTGGTATCTGGGCCGCGTCACCGACCGCTTCGGCGGCACCGTCTCCTACAGCTACAACGACTTCGAGCGGACCAGCGATGGGCTGATTCGCGGCTGCGAGCAACGCGTCGGCACCGGCGGGCTGCCCTACACCAAGGCCGTCTACCTGACCCGCGTCACCGACGTGTTCGGACGCACCGTCACCCTCGACTATGGCGACAAGCTGTGGAGCGCCGATCCGCAGGCCCCGCGCGAATACGCGGACCCGCACCGCGCCGTCCCCAGCGACGCGCCCGGCGCCTGGCAGGACACCTACGAGACACGCTTCCTCGACAAGGTCACCCTCCGGGCGACCGACGGCGCCACCCTCTTCACCTTCCGCTTCGGCTACGACCCCAGGCCCGAGGCGCCCGGCCGGGAGCGCGAGGTGGCCAACGTCACCTCGAACACGGGCGCCCTCCGGGGCGACACGTTCAAGCGGTTCCTCACCCGCGTCACCCAGTTCGACCAGGACGGCGTGGAGAGCCCCGGCATCGTGCTCGGCTACTCCCTGGACACCTCGGTGCAGGGAGGCCAGCCCGGAGCGCTCGCGTCCATCACCTCTCCCGAGGGCGCCACCGCCACCTATACCTATACCCACCAGAGCCTCGCGCTGTGCGAGCGGCGCGCGGAGGTGAAGCGGCCGGACGCCGTTGGCGGTGGCTCGCCGCGCGTCTACTACGGGCCGGACTACGCGGTCGTCACGTACTACAACGCGTCCAACGGTCGGCTCTCGCTCCAGGTCTGGACGTGGTCGGGGGCATGGCTCACCTGGCAGTTGGACCCGAACGACGCCCTCCTCGACACGCGGGGCCTGGACCTCGACACCCTCCAGGTCGTCGCCAACCAGGACTTCTTCGCGCTCACCTTCCTGCGCAACAGCCCCGCGGAGCGCGCCGTCTACGTCTTCGACCGTGACGTGGCGCGGCCCGGCCAGTGGCGCAGCGCCGCCGTCGGCGGTGTCACCACCGCGAAGAACACCCCCACCCTCACGCTGCCAGCGGCGGGCATCACCACGACCTTCGTGGGCGGCACCACGTGGCTCGCCGTGGCGCAGATGAGCAACCAGACCTTCTCGGGCAGCTGCGAGGTGCTCACCTGGCGCTGGACCACGCGGACCTGGACGCGTGAGACAATCGCGGCACCTCGCTACACGTGGTTCACGGGCGGCGACGAGTACCTGGCCACCCTGGATGTCGACGGCAAGCTGACGCTGCGCTGGCTGGACAGCCTGCTCGTGTGGCGGTCGGGACCTCCCGTCACGGTTCCCCAGTTCTCGACGATGGACCCGGAGAGTGTCGCCCTCGTGCCGGGCACCTCGCTCGTGGCGGTGGCCCACCTGTTCGCGAACAACTCCCAGGAGAACAACTACCGCGTCTGGGTGGCGCAGTGGACGGCGGACTACGCGCTCCAACTCCACACGCTCGGCGACTTCAACGACATCTTCGGGCGGGACAACGCGCCCACACCCTGGACTCCGGAGGTGGTCGACGACACGCTCGTCGCCACCAACGGCAACCTCGCGCGCTTCGATGGCACGGCGTGGGTGGTGAGCACGAAGCTCAACCCGGGCACGCCCGATGCGAACCAGGGCCAGCGTTACGCGTTCGGGCCCGACTACGCCCTCCAGGTCATGGTGCCCACCAGCGGGGTCGGCGCGGCCGTCGGACAGGTGATGGCGTATGACCCGACGACGGGTTGGAAGCCGGCGCCCACGGCGCTGGGACAGTCGCTGCCATCACAGGACACCCCCGCGGACAACTGGCCCTCGAGTGGCGGTGAGGACTGGGCGGTCGTCGGTCCGTATGTGTACTTCCGAGGCACCGCGTCGGACTGGAGCGCCGTCACCTCCGCGCCCGCGTCCGCCAACCTGGCGGCCCTGGTGAGCGCGCAGGGCTCCTATTTCAACTCCGAGTCCCTCGTCGACGGGGGGCCGACGTTCCTCGCGTTCACCTCGATGAAGGGGAGCGCCTCCCAGCGGGCCGAGGCGCTCGTGCTGCGCAACGGCCAGGTGGCCCAACCCGAGCCGTTCTCCCAGGAGAAGCTGGTCGGCGGCCAGGGACCAGGCACCTCGGCCCAGGGACCGCAGCTCTTCGCCACCTACCCCCAGGACGCCAACGACTTCGACGTGGCGGCGACGGTGTATCTCCACCAGTTCGCCGGGGACACCTTCGCGGGCCCCCTCCAGCACTATGCCGTCACCGGTCTGGACGTGACGGACGGCTATCGGAACGCGATTCCCACGCGCTACGTCTTCGACACGAAGACCGCGGGCTGCGACCCCACGGGCCACATCGTGAAGTTCTTCTCCGCGCGCACGTGCTCGGGGACGTCGGATGCCGCGAACCCGGTGAACGGGTGGGTGGACAGCTTCTACCTCAACGGCATGGCGGATGAGACGGGCGCCAACTACTACGACATGCTCGACGGCCTCCTGCTGCGCACCCGGACGTGCGACCGCGAGGGCGTGCTGCTCGAGAGCACCGAGACCACCTGGGTCGTCTACCAGCAGGTCGCCTCCGACGTCCTCGAACCCGAGGCCCTCGTGCTGCGCGGCGGGTGGGTGGCGCAGACGGTGGACACGCAGGTCAGCAACGGCGTGCCCACCACGAAGACCCTCACCTACATCCGGGAGGGAGCCCCGGGCCCCGCCACCGGGCAGCCGGTGACGGCGTCGCTCCAGCAGTGCGGAGGCAACGGACAGGCCCAGACGTTCGTGCAGACCTGGGTCCCGGGCGTCGCGGTCGACGCGGGCCTGGCGGCCATCCACGCGCTCACCGACTCCGCGCAGGAAACGAACAGCGTCACGACCGACACGGGCACCGTCCCGGTGAAGGCCATGGCGACGACCTACGCCAGTTGGCCCAGCGCCGAGGGCGTGCTCATCTCGATGGCCGAGGCGAGCTTCGGCCTGCTCGACGCCGTCGAGGTGGCGTTCCCGTTCGCGACCTACACGCCGGGAGACAACCCGGCCGGCTGGGCGCTCGCGGCGCGCACCACGGAGCACACGGACTACGGCCAGGAACAGGAGAGCGTGGATGGCCTCGGCGTGCCGTCCGCCACCCTCTACAGCACCAACCGTGAGTTCGCCGTCGCGCAATCCTCCAACGTGCCCTTCGGCGGGCTCGCCTTCCTCGGCTTCGAGCCCTACGAGGACACCTCGCGCTGGACGCTCACCGGCGTGGAGTACGACGCGGACGACGTGCGCACGGGCATCCGCGCGGCCCGGCTGCCCGGCGGCGCCAACGCCTCCATGGCCGTGATGGTGACCCCCGAGGCCCCCGAGGGCACATACCTCATCGGGGTCTGGGTGCGGACACCGGTGGGCTTCATCACCAACACCAGCACGGGCATCTTCGCGACCGTCACCGTCGACGGTGTGGCCGCTCCGCCGCACTACGTGCCGCTGCCCGCCACGGACGGCGCCTGGCGCTACGTCACGCTGCCCGTCCCGCTCGGAGCGCCCCAGGTGCTCGGAGGCCCCGTCCCCGCGCCGGACCGGCGCTCCGCGGACCGGCGCGCCCGCCTCGCCGCCCGCCCTCGCAGGACGCGAGCCACGGCGACGGGCCCCGCCGCCCCGCTCGCGCTCCGCTCCGAAGCCACGGAGGCGTCGGTGGTGCTCTCCTTGTCGCTGACGAACACCACCGCCAGCCCGGTGACGGTCGACAGCGTGTTGGTGGCCCCGCTGGCCAACACCTTCTTGTGCCGCACCTTCGACGAGCCGAGCCAGCAGGTCACCTCGACCCAGGATGCGAGCGGCCGCACCACGCGCACGTCCTACGACCGCGCCTTCCAGCCGACCGTCTCGGTGGGAGCCTCCGGCCAGGTCAAGGAGGTCACCCAGACCTTCCTCTCGCGCCGGGGCAACGGAGGAGTCTTCTCCCCCATGAGCCCCAACGCGGAGGTCATCGTCCATCCCGCCACGGGTGGACTGCTCGAGACCTTCCGCGACGGTGGCACCTGGCGCGAGCGCTGGGACGCCTCGGTGGGATGGGTGGCCACGGACGGTGCGCTCAGGCACACGGGGGACGCCGGGGGGACCCTCACCTGGCGCGGCACCGCGACGGGAACCCGCGCGCTCTACTTCGAGCTCCAGGCGCACAGCGGGGTCGCCTCCGTGTCCGTGGGCGACGTGGCGATCCACTGGAACCAGGGGTGGAGCGCCTCCCAGGCGGGGGTGTCCTGGACGGCGCTGGCCACGCCGCCGCTCGCGCAGCACTGGCTGCTCGTCGTCGGTGATGGCGTGGTGCTCTTCTTCGCGGACGGACAGCTCCTCTACAGCCAGCCGGTCCGTCCTGTCGGGGACACGCTGTCCATCACCCGCTACGGCGATGGCGCCATTCGCAACCTCGCCCTCGCCGAGGATGTCCGCGTCGGCGCGTCCTACAGCGATGCCGCGGGCCGACAGCGACAGGCGCAGCAGCTCCAGGGGGCGGACAGCAGCGTGATCGGCCTCATCCACGACGCGCTCGACCGACCGCTCGTGACGACGAAGAGCGCCCCCGGCTCGTTCGGTTCCGGCCAACACCAGCCCGTGCTCCAGTACCGGCCTGGCTTCGTGGACGTGGAGGACTTCCTCGCCAACCTCTCCACCACCTGGGAGCTGAAGGGCGACATCGCCGACTACTACCGGGGGCAGAGCGAGGGCGGCATCCTGCGCTCGGACGACCAGGGCTATCCCTACGACGGCACACGCTGCGAGGCCTCGCCGCGTCAGCAGTCGCTCGAGCAGGGCGGCGCTGGCAAGCCCTACGCCATCGACCTCTCGGTCCCCGAGGAGCAGCGCCAGACGACGCGGCTGCGCTTCGGGGCGAACCCCGGAGGAAACCTCCCGGCCGGCCGCTACTTCCAGGACACGCTCACCAGCCCCGTCCAGACGCGGTCCGTGCGCCTGACCGACCCGCTCTCGCAGACGGTGAGGAGCACGTATGTGTCGAACACGGGAGAGGAGGTCTCGCAGACGGCGGGCAATCGGACCTACGCGGTGGGCCCCTCCGGTCCCGTGGCCACGCTCAAGACCTCGCTCCCCAACGCGCTGGTGGGCGGGCCCCAGCAGGTCCCGAGCGACTATTCACAGCGGATGACGGCGGACGCCCTCCAGCGCACCGAGTCCCTGGTCGACCCGGACGCGGGGCAGACGCAGTTCGTGTCCGATGTGACCGGGCAGCTGCGCTTCGTGCAGCCCGCGCTGGACGCGGGTGAGCAGTGGTTCATCTATTACAAGTACGACGCGCTCGGGCGCATGGTGGAGGAAGGCACGGTCGCCTCCGCGTGGGACCCGGTGGCGCTGCGGCTCCTCGCGAACCAGCCCGACTGGCCGACCACCGGAGTCACCGTCGCGGTGTCGATGCGCTACGACGGCGACGGGACCGAGCCCCTGCTCATCGGCATGAAGTGGAGCTCGGTGGCACACAACCCCGAAGACGGCGGGGACGTCACCGTCAGCGAGGTGTTCGGCTACGACGAGACCGGACACCTCACCTCGGTGCGAATGACGCTCGACGGGCCTGTGCCCGCCGATGGCACGGTGGCCTATACGTACGACAACCTCGACGCGGTGGTCCGCGTCGACTTCCCGGAGGGGGCCCCGCTCGCGGCGGTGCACTACGCCTATGACGAGCTCGGACACCTCGTGTCCATCGGCACCGCCGAGGGCCTCGCGGACCTCGCGGCCTACGGCTGGAGCGCGGACGGGTTGATGCAGCGGGAGGTGCTCGGCCAGGGGGCGTGGACCCGGCTCGTCGACTACACCTCTCGCGGCCAGGTGGCGACGATGACAACCACGTCGGCGGCGGGCGACCAGTCCTTCGCGCTGACCTATGGCTACGAGCCGGATGGTGTCATCCACACGCGCGGCGTGCGCTGGCACTTCGGCGGCAAGCAATCCAGCCAGGAGCAGGTCTTCGGCTACGACGGCCAGCGGCGGCTGCGCAGCTCGACAGGCGCCACGCCGATGACCATCCACACCTACGACCCCAGCGGCAACATCTGGGCAGCCGAGGAGGACGGCACCTCCGTGGCCACTCCGTGTGTCAACGGCTCGGACCGGGTCGCGTCGGTCTCGGTCGGGGCGGGCCCCGCCCAGCCGCTCACCTGGAGCGCACGAGGCCAGCTCCTCGGGGGCGCTGGCCGGACGTTCACCTACGAACGCACCACGAACATGACGACGCGTATCGAGTCCACCGGCGGCGCGCTCCGGCTCGCGTACGGTGGGAGCCAGCAGCGTGTGCTCAAGCAGCGCCGCGACGGCACCGACACGGTCTACTTCTTCGGCTCCGGTCTGGCCCCGGTGGCTCGGCGGGATGGAGAGTCCTGGACGGTGCTCGTGCAGGGACCTGCGGGGCTCCTCGCGCTGGTGGGTGCGACGACGCGTTTCACGCTGACCGACCCGGACCAGTCCGTGTGGGCGGTCGTGGAGGGCTCCACCCTCGCGGCCCGCTACGCCTATGCCCCGTTCGGCGCCCTCACGCTCGCGGAGGGCGACACGGCGGCCTCGCCGTACCTCTTCCAGGGGCAGGAGTGGGACGCCGAGGTCGGGCTCTACAACTTCCGCGCCCGCATGTACGACCCCGTCCTTCGCCGCTTCGTGACACCGGACCCGCGGCGGCAGTTCGCGAGTCCCTACGTCTTCGCCGCGAACAATCCGCTCGGCATCACCGACCCCACGGGCGAACTCTCGCTCGGGGAGCAGATTGGCATCGCCATCGCCATGGTGGCACTCGCCGTCATCGGCACCGTCCTTTCGGTTGTCTCGGGCGGCACCACGACCGCGGCGAGGCGCACGGCCAAGGCCGCGACCCGGGTGGCGAAGAAGAGCACCAAGGCGGCGAGGGGGGGCGCGGCCGGCGCGGCGGAGGGCGCGGCGGAGGGTGCGGCGGAAGGAGCCGCGGCGGGTGGCTCCCAGGTGGTGGCCTCGGGGGCCGCGACGCTCGCGGCCCCTGCGGAGAAACCCATGTCTCGCGCCAAGAAGGCCAAGAGGTTCGGCCTCACTGTCGCGGGGAGCACCCTCTCGAAAGCCGGGACCGCGGGGCTGAAATACGACGTGAATCACGGCAGCGACTTCACGGCCCAGGGCTTCTTCGAGGCCATGGGGATTGGCGCCGCCGCGGGCTTCGCGAAGGGAGTCGTGACGGGCGGTGGGGTGCTGGCGATGGGGAAGCTCTCCCCGGGGAGGGGCTCCAAGGAGATTGGCGCGCGCATCGCCGTCAGGTCCGTCGTGGGCAGCGTGGCGAGCATGGTGTCCAACGACGTGTCGACCCTCCTCACCAATGCCCAGCAGCATCAGCCTTGGTATCAGGGGCTCGTCAAGAGCACGCTCACGGGCTTCGTCACGGGCGCGGCCTCGGGCGCCGGCACTCAGAGCTGGGGCGAGTTCAAGCAGTCCGCGCTGTACCGGAAAGCGTCCGGCGACTACGACACCCCACGGCAAAACCTCCTCGCCAAGATCAGGGGAGCCGGGAAGAGGAGGGGGAGCTACGACCTCAACGGCACCGCCTCGTTCTTCGCGATGCCCGGCTACGACATCTACGGCACCGCCGGCCGGTGGGGGAAGCTCGACGACGAATGA
- a CDS encoding magnesium chelatase, with product MTEDLDTLLACASLREDLGSLLLYDAAPALLATVADAWRSKVSDVLGQTVRVVRLGAWTTEEDLWGLSGSLPSPWGMPGLIDDEVPRLVVLGDMTTLSLAGLRACVTLMGAEVASVEREGQSRTFRPRCWWLASCALDDVGQVSPHVLDRFALRVRAPALELDRVNVLRRMVGGASSEEVTVESSLRWVMAARVETRVSSDALTEAVARLPSVPGAGLRGQISLVRMACALARLQHVAKEWQLAPRVDVLVAHVREAARLLQFSGRETDTALEARITESTPVCPEHSHAPAPVAAEAPASPSSAAERTVVPEPAERIMAGSHSAVVMKAAVTSPAEPQAGAALSPLELERTTPIQREQAPLRLPSFRAGSRSATGRGVILGGRPATELRDLSILRTLLAAAPYQRMRQNRVGGSVQNRLLLSREDLRSYRRAPVAQHLLMLVLDFTCMESADWQAALRPYLAEAYIERAQVCIIQLGVAEDELRARRVLARNLLAPSVAQALEASPGCATPLADGLDLAAATLRRMLQVGRNAAHRARLVVFTDGRGNVPLKASRMGMMPKAVGLEGVEDSLHVASQFRGMRQVRAVLLKPPLNALAELPLRLADVLRADVVEVRPP from the coding sequence ATGACCGAAGACCTGGACACGTTGCTCGCATGCGCGTCGTTGCGAGAGGACCTGGGGAGCCTCCTTCTCTATGACGCCGCTCCGGCGCTGCTGGCGACGGTGGCGGATGCGTGGCGCTCCAAGGTGAGCGACGTGCTGGGGCAAACTGTTCGTGTCGTGCGGCTGGGGGCCTGGACAACGGAGGAGGACCTGTGGGGGCTGAGCGGCTCGCTCCCCTCTCCATGGGGGATGCCTGGACTCATCGATGATGAGGTTCCCCGGCTGGTTGTCCTCGGTGACATGACCACGCTGTCGTTGGCGGGCCTGCGAGCGTGCGTAACGCTGATGGGCGCGGAGGTGGCCTCCGTCGAGCGGGAAGGGCAGTCGCGGACCTTCCGGCCGCGTTGTTGGTGGTTGGCGTCGTGCGCACTGGACGACGTGGGCCAGGTGTCGCCGCACGTGCTGGACAGGTTCGCGCTTCGAGTGCGGGCTCCGGCCCTGGAGTTGGACCGGGTGAATGTACTGCGGCGCATGGTGGGAGGGGCTTCGAGTGAGGAAGTCACGGTCGAATCTTCACTTCGATGGGTGATGGCTGCCCGGGTGGAGACACGTGTCTCGTCAGATGCACTTACCGAGGCGGTTGCACGGCTTCCGTCGGTGCCCGGAGCGGGGCTTCGCGGGCAGATTTCATTGGTGCGCATGGCGTGTGCGCTGGCGCGGCTTCAGCACGTAGCCAAGGAGTGGCAGCTAGCGCCACGGGTGGACGTGCTCGTGGCACACGTCAGAGAGGCAGCTCGGCTGCTTCAATTCTCCGGGCGTGAGACGGATACGGCGCTGGAGGCACGCATAACGGAGTCGACTCCGGTTTGTCCGGAGCACTCGCATGCTCCGGCGCCTGTTGCCGCGGAGGCGCCTGCGTCACCAAGCTCGGCGGCGGAGCGAACGGTTGTGCCGGAACCAGCTGAACGCATCATGGCGGGATCGCATTCTGCCGTGGTCATGAAGGCTGCGGTGACGTCTCCGGCGGAGCCTCAGGCCGGCGCCGCACTGTCACCCCTGGAGTTGGAGCGGACCACCCCCATCCAGCGAGAGCAGGCGCCGCTGCGCCTGCCATCCTTCCGGGCGGGAAGTAGGAGCGCCACCGGGCGTGGCGTCATCTTGGGGGGGCGACCCGCGACGGAGCTGCGCGACCTGTCCATCCTCCGCACCCTGCTTGCGGCGGCCCCATATCAGCGCATGCGGCAGAATCGGGTTGGCGGCTCCGTGCAGAATCGGTTGTTGCTGAGCCGTGAGGACCTGCGGTCCTACCGACGTGCGCCAGTGGCGCAGCATCTACTCATGCTGGTGCTGGACTTCACCTGCATGGAGTCGGCGGACTGGCAGGCCGCGCTCCGGCCTTATCTGGCCGAGGCGTACATCGAGAGGGCGCAGGTATGCATCATTCAGCTGGGCGTGGCGGAGGATGAGTTGCGGGCGCGGCGAGTGCTGGCTCGCAATCTGCTGGCGCCATCCGTGGCGCAGGCCCTGGAGGCAAGTCCGGGCTGCGCGACGCCGCTGGCCGATGGGCTCGACCTGGCGGCGGCGACCCTGCGTCGCATGCTGCAGGTGGGACGTAATGCGGCGCATCGGGCACGGCTCGTGGTGTTCACCGATGGGCGAGGCAATGTTCCCCTGAAGGCGAGCCGGATGGGGATGATGCCGAAGGCGGTGGGGCTTGAAGGGGTGGAGGACTCGCTCCATGTGGCCTCCCAGTTCAGGGGCATGCGGCAGGTGCGGGCGGTGCTACTCAAGCCACCTTTGAATGCACTTGCTGAGCTGCCGTTGCGGCTGGCGGACGTGCTGAGAGCGGATGTGGTGGAGGTTCGCCCACCGTGA